A window of Cryptomeria japonica chromosome 3, Sugi_1.0, whole genome shotgun sequence contains these coding sequences:
- the LOC131036820 gene encoding protein LEAD-SENSITIVE 1, whose product MGKLSRSEIVGGDHIYSPRRGYDHHGIYVGENQVIHFTSSPQGTFSASSSAMFGPCSVCGFHGGMSGVVQTCLDCFLDGGDLHRYKYGVDVLLTLLSPRRKTHTSDSPEIVIQRARKLLEQGFGKYDTVSNNCEHFALYCKIGRHISCAQVESIIANVGVSAAGFVINPLLGAGLLSIYAYRRLRTDW is encoded by the exons ATGGGCAAGCTGAGTAGAAGTGAAATCGTAGGTGGAGATCATATTTACAGTCCAAGGAGAGGCTACGACCACCACG GTATTTATGTTGGGGAGAATCAAGTGATACATTTTACAAGCTCCCCACAAGGCACGTTTTCTGCAAGCTCGAGTGCTATGTTTGGTCCGTGCTCTGTTTGCGGCTTCCATGGCGGAATGAGTGGAGTAGTGCAAACCTGCTTAGATTGCTTTCTGGACGGAGGAGATTTACATCGATACAAATACGGAGTTGATGTGTTGCTTACATTACTTTCTCCAAGACGTAAGACTCACACCTCAGATTCCCCAGAAATTGTAATTCAGCGTGCAAGGAAGCTGCTCGAACAAGGGTTTGGAAAATACGATACAGTTTCTAACAATTGTGAGCACTTCGCTCTCTACTGCAAGATCGGACGTCATATTTCATGTGCACAAGTAGAGTCTATTATAGCTAATGTTGGAGTAAGTGCTGCTGGTTTTGTAATTAATCCGCTATTGGGTGCTGGATTGCTATCCATTTATGCCTATAGACGCCTACGAACTGATTGGTGA